The stretch of DNA CGCCGTACTCCCAGAGCTTGGAGGCGATATCCTTGCGCAGGTACATGCGGAAGGAATCGGAAGGTTGCCAGTTTTCAAGGGTCAGGGTATTCGTATAGGTTAACTTGGCATAGGGTTCGTAATTGCGGTTATACCAGATTTCCCATAACGCGGATCGCATGTTCGGATCTTTGAGTGCATCCCACACGCGCTGAAAAGTGAGGTTAAAATACGCCTGTGAGGGCCACCACAAGCGAGTGTGGTCAAAGCGGATATAGTCATCGCCCACCACCGGTTCGATCAGGCCAAAGTTGCCGCTCCCGGCCAGGATGATGGGTGCATCGCGCAAATCACGGGTGGGGTTATCTGAAAACCAGCGTTTGTTGGGATAATCACGAAAATACCACCAGTAGGGATAAAGCATGTCGTTATCATAGGCGACCACGATGTCCTTGCCGCCCGTCAGGCGGAAACTGATTTCTTCGACTTGCTCAAGAACATCTTTGGGGTCGCGCGCGGAGTGAGCGTACACCAGAAATTCTTTGGCGGTGTCATACAGGATGAAGTTAGCACGGAATGCCGTTCGCGCGGTGACAAAGGAGAGGACAGCCACAAACAGGATCAGGGCTAATCTTCCAATCTGAGCGACCTGCCAACCGCGCAGAAAGAACCACAAGGCTGCCCCGCTGGCAAACACACAAGCCAAAGCCAGCAGGAAGTTGGCGGTATCTTCTAATTGCGCCAATTCCCTGCCCTGGAAGGGAGGTAAGGGGCTGAATGCCAGGCTGATTGTGCGAAAGAGAGCCAGTAAGAACAGGGACCCGAGCAGAACCACAATCCAGCCGCGCTGGCGCTTGAACTCTAACCCATTGAGGGATTCAACCAGGCGTCCCAGACTCCAACCGCTGGCGAGGATCATCGGCATGGTGATGTGAGAAGTAAGCCAGGGCATGCGTTCGCCAGCAAAGCTGAAGGTGATCAGGCTCATCACCGACCAGAAGAGCAACAGGGCCAGAACAGGGGTGCGACGCGGTTCGCCTTCGTTGTCGACGATGCGCCGGGAAAGAGACAGCTTGAAATCACCGATGTTCTCTTCTTGAGTTTTAACCGCGTCATCATCAGCGCTCTGGGATGAGGTGAACTCGCTCAAATTGGTGTTTTCCACATCCGAAACCTCTTCCGGATCGTTATTGGCGGTGCTTTGCTCAGGTTTGAGCCTGCGTGAAAGCAAGCGAAAGCCCAACACAGCCGCCAGCAGGGTGCCGAAAGCCGGCAGGAATTCATAGATAGGAATTTGGATCAGGGCGTAATAATACAGAGGTTGGGTACCCCGGACCACACCTTGTTGAGCCAGCCAGTAGCCCAGCGCTCCCATCAAGCCCATGTACAGACCAAGGCCCTGGGTGAAGAGCGAAGTATAGAAGATGGTGAAGATGCTCCAGAAAATGGCGATATTTACCGCCCAAACTTTCCAGTTCCACCAAATGCCAATTCCCAGGGCAATCAACGCCAGCGGAATCAGAAAGTACAGCGAAGAGGTCATCCCCCCCATACTGTAATCGAGGGGGTTGAAGCCCAGGATGTCCATGGGCAGCGCAGCCAGGAGAGGCAGCACGATGGTGCCCTGCATGATCAACAGGTCAAAAGAGCGTTCATCCCTGACCCCGTGCCATCCGATGCCCTTGATCAAAAAATAAGCTGCGGAAACCAGGCCGACCAGCAATCCCAGACCCAACCCACCGATGATAAGGCGTGTGGATGTCTCCAGGTCGCCCAGTGAAATACCCACGCTGTCATCCGGTACCGTTGCTGAGCCGTGCGTTAGGGCGTTGTAACCCACGGCAAACAAAGCCAGGCCGAACATCAGGGTGATGCCAACAACAGCTAAAAAGATGGTGCGGGTTTGTTTAGACTGCCAGGGTTTGGTCATCAACTGCACTGTGAAAACAAGTGCCAGGAAGATCAGCAGCTCGGCTGTAAAAATATATGCCGTAGCTTTGTCTGTAAAATGGAGTGCGGTGATGACTGTGATGAATAAAAGGGTGCGCTTTTGACCTGATTCTAAATAGCGGAGAACGCCCCACAACAGCGCCATACCCCAAAAGACGATGTAAATTTCATTGCGGGTATAGCGACTGTAATAGGAGATAAATGGCGAAATCATAAACATGAACCCTGAAATCAATGCTCCCACCCTGCCCAGGTATTTTTTAAAGGCAAACAGGGCAAAGGCGACCACCCCGATGCCGAACAGGGCATTGGGGACCCGGGCGGAGAAATCGTTGGCTCCAAATAGGGTATAGGAGAGCGTAATCAGGTGAAATTGCAGGGGACCATGGGTCACCGGGTCGTAGCGGTAACCACCGCCCTGGTAGAAGGTATACGCTGGCACCACATGGTTGACCTCATCATGGCTCATAACCCGTGCACCCAGGATGGCAAACCGGCTGACCGCGGTGATGAGCAAAATTACGCCGAGGATCAGGTGGTAAACGGTGAATTGAGGCCAAATTGAGAAAACTGGTCGATCCAGCCAGGAATTGAGGGTTTTGTTCTGATTCATGACGCGTTTTTCCGTGTTGATTGTGATCAGGTTGTGCAGGTCTAATTTTAGCTCATTTTTTGAACTATACATGATAAGTCTGCGCCTGACAAGGGATCCGCATCCGTAAATCATGGGCTCTTTCAAAACCTCAAGTTAAGGTAAAATCATGATTAATGAAAACAAGATTGTTCTGGCTTGGTGTTCTGGTCATTTTTTTAACTTCTTGTGGGAAAAGTGAAGCGCCGTTAAGTTTGGCGACTCTGGATGACACGCGCCTGAATGAAACTGCGGTCAGCCTGGTGACCCTGGATTTTGCGCAGACCCAAACAGCGATACCCACAGAAACGCCGACGCCCACCCAGACTTCTACGCCGATTCCCACTTTGGTGCGCACACGACCGCCCATCCAAACCCCCACCAGCGTACTGCCCTGCAACCTGGCTGAAGCGGGTCTGCCAATCGACATTACGATCCCGGACGACACCAAGATGGGGCCAGGAACGCATTTTTCTAAAACCTGGCGGTTGAAAAATGTTGGTTCCTGTACCTGGACGCGATTGTATGCGCTGACTTTTTTCTCGGGCAACAGCTTAAGCGCACAATACACGCATTACCTGCTTCAGCCGGTTGAACCGGGCGAAACCGTTGACCTGACCGTCGATATGATCGCTCCTGAGCAGGTTGGGGTTTACCAGAGCAACTGGATGTTGCGCGATCCTGATGACGCGCTATTTGGAATTGGTCCGCATGGCGATGCACCCTTTTGGGTACGGATTGAGGTCGTTCAGGTGGCGACTGAAACCCCGCATCCGACGCCTTCTCTGACCGTGACACCCCCAGTTTATATTACGGGTGAGGCATTGTTAGCCGACAGCGATAAAATCGACCTTGATAAGGCTATCCTGAACCCCGCTGATGACGATCTGGCTGACCTCCAGTACCATTATGGAGGAACACCTGCTCACCTGTTGACGCCCCTGAATGGCATGGAATGGGCTGCTTACGGTGATTTTGAACCCGGACTGGCTCAATGTTCTGCGGCAGCAATTAATAACAACACCATTGGTTTTTCTACAGTACCCGTGGGGACGTATTTTTGCTATCGGACTTCGGAGGGGCTTTGGGGATGGTTGCGCATTGAATGGTTTGCCGATGAAAAATTGATGATCAGTTTCCTGACCTGGGCAGTTCACTGAACTCCGGTTTGGTTGAAGAATGATTAAATCGCCCTTGCCTTGCAGGGGCTTTTTTTAATCAGAACAGGCTGCGAAAGATGAGCATAAAGCCGAAAATGATCAATGGAATGCCAAGGATTGCGCCGACGATCGTTAAGGTTAATGTCACTCCGGCAATCATCAACACCAGCCCTAAAATAGCGCCGATCAGGCGTCCGGTGGCTTCGATGATCCAAACGACCAATCGCCAGGTGAACCAGAAAGGGAAGAACAGCCAGTGTACACGGTTTTTCTTTTCTGCCATATTGACCTCCTCAATTATTATACGGCATAGAAAGCAATAAGTTTTAACTCGAAGTCTTTAAATCCAAACAAAAAAGTTGTCTGTAGAAACGCACCTCTTTGATCATTTTTCACCAAAGACTTAAAAAGCAGAACGGTCCGGATATCGCACATTTTATTGAGTGATCAAATCAGGAAGGCCCTGAAAAAACCTGGAATACGCAAAAAAAGTAACCGGGATTTGAACCAGAACAGGGACGATGGCGCTATTTATCAACCAGTCAAACAATTCGTCGACTTGATCCATTGTTTAAACACAAGAAAGATAATCAGGTAAAAAAAACTGCAGGTAAGTTGGCATATAGGGTCAGGCAGAATACGGATCAGTAGCTGAGTGGTGAAGCCGCCAGGTCGAGGACGGCTTCTTGAAAAGCCTGGCAGGCAGCCTGGCAGGCGCTCTGAGTTCCTGTCAGCAGGGCACCGGAAAAGTTGGTTTCAGAAGGGGGTTTGAACCACACACAAAGCCTGACATCGGCTCGTTTTAACGCCGCGTCGATGGCAAAGGTCGCCTCGATGGGGGGCGCAATGAGATAGGCTAAAGGGTCTCCTTCGGGCACCTGAGCCAGC from Brevefilum fermentans encodes:
- a CDS encoding flippase activity-associated protein Agl23, with protein sequence MYSSKNELKLDLHNLITINTEKRVMNQNKTLNSWLDRPVFSIWPQFTVYHLILGVILLITAVSRFAILGARVMSHDEVNHVVPAYTFYQGGGYRYDPVTHGPLQFHLITLSYTLFGANDFSARVPNALFGIGVVAFALFAFKKYLGRVGALISGFMFMISPFISYYSRYTRNEIYIVFWGMALLWGVLRYLESGQKRTLLFITVITALHFTDKATAYIFTAELLIFLALVFTVQLMTKPWQSKQTRTIFLAVVGITLMFGLALFAVGYNALTHGSATVPDDSVGISLGDLETSTRLIIGGLGLGLLVGLVSAAYFLIKGIGWHGVRDERSFDLLIMQGTIVLPLLAALPMDILGFNPLDYSMGGMTSSLYFLIPLALIALGIGIWWNWKVWAVNIAIFWSIFTIFYTSLFTQGLGLYMGLMGALGYWLAQQGVVRGTQPLYYYALIQIPIYEFLPAFGTLLAAVLGFRLLSRRLKPEQSTANNDPEEVSDVENTNLSEFTSSQSADDDAVKTQEENIGDFKLSLSRRIVDNEGEPRRTPVLALLLFWSVMSLITFSFAGERMPWLTSHITMPMILASGWSLGRLVESLNGLEFKRQRGWIVVLLGSLFLLALFRTISLAFSPLPPFQGRELAQLEDTANFLLALACVFASGAALWFFLRGWQVAQIGRLALILFVAVLSFVTARTAFRANFILYDTAKEFLVYAHSARDPKDVLEQVEEISFRLTGGKDIVVAYDNDMLYPYWWYFRDYPNKRWFSDNPTRDLRDAPIILAGSGNFGLIEPVVGDDYIRFDHTRLWWPSQAYFNLTFQRVWDALKDPNMRSALWEIWYNRNYEPYAKLTYTNTLTLENWQPSDSFRMYLRKDIASKLWEYGAAPMVIEPAIDPYEAATLNFEADRVIYADAQFSLDAPRDIAFAPDGSFYVADSRNHRILHFDAQGQYLNAFGAYAASDFGANQIAPEGFFNEPWGLAVGPDGSVYVADTWNHRIQKFSADGKFITMWGKFGAAETPYHFWGPRGVAVDRQGRVFITDTGNKRIVIFDSHGVNLAVFGGAGLGVGQFDEPVGVEVDDSGRLFVADTWNKRIQIMLPGSDPLVFPNHIAWDINGWYGESLDNKPFLTIDENSTVYVADPMLGRVLVFNQFGEFLYAWGGVGSGLDEIGIVGGLAADQLGNIWVSDARNNRLMRFPINEPSAQAPLQPQE
- a CDS encoding NBR1-Ig-like domain-containing protein, with protein sequence MKTRLFWLGVLVIFLTSCGKSEAPLSLATLDDTRLNETAVSLVTLDFAQTQTAIPTETPTPTQTSTPIPTLVRTRPPIQTPTSVLPCNLAEAGLPIDITIPDDTKMGPGTHFSKTWRLKNVGSCTWTRLYALTFFSGNSLSAQYTHYLLQPVEPGETVDLTVDMIAPEQVGVYQSNWMLRDPDDALFGIGPHGDAPFWVRIEVVQVATETPHPTPSLTVTPPVYITGEALLADSDKIDLDKAILNPADDDLADLQYHYGGTPAHLLTPLNGMEWAAYGDFEPGLAQCSAAAINNNTIGFSTVPVGTYFCYRTSEGLWGWLRIEWFADEKLMISFLTWAVH